From the genome of Candidatus Hydrogenedentota bacterium, one region includes:
- a CDS encoding arylsulfatase, whose product MNRRTFLRYATATTACAVAGLETRPAEQAAAPAASYRPNFLVILADDMGFSDLGCYGSEIRTPNLDRLAAEGLRFTQGYNCARCCPSRASLLTGLYPHEAGVGKMVSFPDGPEKPGPYQGYLNDRCATLAELLRAAGYRTYMSGKWHVGEMREHWPRRRGFDRYFGLISGGSSYWELLEEPGRKRVMAQDDEPFTPEPGEFYMTDAFSDFAVRCLREHAGRDEPFLLYLAYTAPHWPLHAWPEDIARYEGTYRIGWDELRRRRYTRQLELGIIDPQWALSPRDGSVPAWEDVEDKPYWKRLMAVYAAMIDRMDYGIGRVLQVLDETGAAENTVVVFLSDNGGCDEDIAGRKLHTPGTRAGERGSYDACKRPWANASNTPFRLYKKYIHEGGIATPFIVRWPRAFPRGGQLTREVAHITDIMPTCLDAAGAVYPETFAGRALLPLAGRSLLPALRGESREPRPALFWEHFGNRGVRQDDWKYVATARGDWELYNLAEDRTELRSLGAEQPEKARELDALYAAWAGRVGV is encoded by the coding sequence ATGAACCGGCGAACTTTTCTGCGTTACGCAACCGCAACCACGGCTTGCGCCGTCGCGGGCCTGGAAACACGGCCGGCGGAACAAGCGGCCGCGCCGGCGGCGTCATACCGGCCCAATTTCCTCGTCATCCTCGCCGATGATATGGGCTTCTCCGACCTCGGGTGCTACGGCTCGGAAATCCGCACGCCGAATCTGGACCGGCTCGCGGCGGAGGGGCTCCGCTTCACGCAAGGGTACAACTGCGCCCGGTGCTGCCCGTCGCGCGCGTCGTTGCTGACGGGCTTGTATCCGCACGAGGCGGGTGTGGGCAAGATGGTCAGCTTTCCTGATGGGCCCGAGAAGCCCGGGCCATACCAAGGCTACCTGAACGACCGGTGCGCGACGCTCGCCGAACTGCTGCGCGCCGCCGGGTATCGCACGTACATGTCCGGGAAATGGCACGTGGGCGAAATGCGCGAGCACTGGCCGCGCCGGCGCGGATTCGACCGCTATTTCGGGCTCATCAGCGGGGGCAGCAGCTATTGGGAACTACTGGAAGAGCCCGGGCGCAAACGCGTCATGGCCCAGGACGACGAACCATTCACGCCGGAGCCCGGCGAATTCTACATGACCGACGCGTTCAGCGATTTCGCGGTACGCTGTCTGAGAGAGCACGCCGGACGCGACGAGCCGTTCCTGCTCTATCTCGCGTACACGGCCCCGCACTGGCCGCTGCACGCGTGGCCGGAGGACATCGCCCGCTACGAGGGCACGTACCGTATCGGCTGGGATGAATTGCGCCGCCGCCGGTACACGCGGCAGCTCGAACTCGGGATTATCGACCCTCAATGGGCGTTGTCGCCGCGCGACGGGTCCGTGCCCGCGTGGGAAGATGTCGAAGACAAGCCGTATTGGAAGCGGCTTATGGCCGTCTACGCGGCAATGATCGACCGCATGGACTACGGCATCGGGCGGGTTCTTCAGGTGCTCGATGAGACCGGCGCCGCGGAGAACACCGTCGTTGTCTTTCTCTCGGACAACGGCGGCTGCGACGAGGACATCGCGGGCCGCAAGCTGCATACTCCCGGCACGCGCGCGGGCGAACGCGGCTCGTACGACGCCTGCAAGCGGCCCTGGGCCAACGCGAGCAACACACCGTTCCGCCTCTATAAAAAATACATCCACGAGGGCGGCATTGCCACGCCATTCATCGTCCGCTGGCCCCGGGCGTTCCCGCGCGGCGGGCAATTGACCCGGGAGGTGGCGCATATTACCGACATCATGCCCACCTGCCTCGACGCGGCGGGCGCCGTCTATCCGGAGACCTTCGCCGGCCGCGCGTTGCTGCCGCTCGCCGGGCGCAGCCTCCTGCCGGCGCTGCGGGGCGAATCGCGCGAGCCGCGTCCCGCGCTGTTCTGGGAACATTTCGGCAACCGCGGCGTTCGCCAGGACGATTGGAAATACGTGGCCACGGCAAGAGGCGATTGGGAACTCTACAACCTTGCCGAAGACCGGACCGAACTGCGCAGCCTCGGCGCGGAACAGCCGGAGAAGGCCCGGGAACTCGACGCGCTGTACGCGGCGTGGGCCGGGCGCGTCGGCGTGTGA
- a CDS encoding sugar phosphate isomerase/epimerase: MVASRREFLVRSAACLAPALALSRMGWGQAAPPRIRLSACDWSLQAYGPGGLVIAKNVGLDGLEISAGDPADTLAIADPALREQYKVQAQATGVIVSSIAMGLLNDAPLASDPRGPAWLEQTIDAAADLGAKVILLAFFGRGDLLEGKELKRDALDAVVQRLKDAAPRAREKGVILGIENYLSAKDNLMVLDRVGHDSVRVYYDVRNSTDKDYDVPAEIRELGGRICQIHFKDGPHYLGEGEVAMEPVAAAMADIGYKGWVVLETSIPSKDRDADFTRNATYARKLLGLA; the protein is encoded by the coding sequence ATGGTCGCCTCACGTCGTGAATTCCTGGTTCGCAGCGCCGCCTGTCTGGCGCCGGCGCTTGCGTTGTCGCGGATGGGTTGGGGACAGGCGGCTCCCCCAAGGATACGCCTGTCGGCGTGCGACTGGTCGTTGCAGGCATACGGGCCGGGCGGACTGGTTATCGCGAAGAACGTGGGGCTGGACGGTCTCGAAATCAGCGCGGGCGACCCGGCGGACACGCTGGCGATTGCCGACCCCGCGTTGCGGGAGCAATACAAGGTCCAGGCGCAGGCCACCGGCGTTATTGTGTCGTCGATCGCGATGGGCTTGCTGAATGACGCGCCGCTGGCGAGCGATCCGCGCGGCCCGGCGTGGCTCGAACAGACGATCGACGCGGCGGCAGACCTCGGCGCGAAGGTCATCCTTCTGGCGTTTTTTGGCCGGGGCGACCTGCTTGAGGGCAAGGAATTGAAACGGGACGCCCTGGACGCGGTGGTCCAGCGGCTGAAAGACGCCGCGCCACGGGCGCGGGAGAAGGGCGTCATCCTCGGGATCGAGAACTATTTGTCCGCGAAGGATAACCTCATGGTCCTGGACCGGGTCGGCCACGACAGCGTGCGCGTGTATTATGACGTGCGCAATTCGACGGACAAGGACTACGACGTCCCCGCGGAAATCCGCGAACTCGGCGGCCGGATCTGCCAGATTCATTTCAAGGACGGGCCACATTATCTCGGCGAGGGGGAAGTGGCGATGGAACCCGTGGCCGCGGCGATGGCGGACATTGGGTATAAGGGCTGGGTCGTGCTCGAGACCTCAATCCCCTCCAAGGACCGCGACGCGGATTTTACGCGGAACGCGACGTACGCGAGGAAGCTTCTCGGGCTGGCGTAA